The Scylla paramamosain isolate STU-SP2022 chromosome 47, ASM3559412v1, whole genome shotgun sequence DNA window tcctcctcttctgtccattttccttctcctcttattctcttttgttcACTTCCTGTTATTCTCTCATATTCTCATTCCCCtgttccttattcttttctttctttctctcctcttctcttcctcttattcctctcctcctcctatttcaaTTTGAGATGACGTCTcatatttcttcattctctcttcctatttaatTTTcaacaggaattttttttaaagcaaCTTAGGTCtgtttagtgtttattttttgttttattgtatcTGATTTTATATGTAGTCAAATCCCACAAACAAATATGAGAAGCTTAAGTGActgatattttcttcttatttaagGTTATTTGTATTGAATTAAACACcagaaacaccaaaaaacaacatatatttttttctataagttTTTCTACTGTAATTAAACCATGAACACAGAAATACAATGAAGAGAAACTGAAGCAATTGGAGGAGCAGCTGCCGCCCAGAGAGAGGGAGCAGCTGCAGAAAGAGAAACGGAAGACTCTCGGTGCCAGATGACCCTGATTGGTCCTGTGGTGGTGACCCGAGACAGTGCGCTCGCTGGCCGTCACTGCTGGTTCCCGTGACGTTAGTGAAAGTAGGTGTGTCTCTTAGATTGCTCCTGCTGGTGtcattgtttgtgttttattattgttctctttgttcattttctgttctgtttgtcttctttccctcttttattcttgttcttgttctcattgttgttttcttcttatcctttcattcttgttcctcttgttctgtcTGTCGtactttttcctcttaatcTGGTTTTCTTTCTAACACTGTGCCCTCTAGTGGTGACGTCAGTGTTGCTTGTTGGCTGTCACTGCAGATCCCTGTGATGTTAGTAAAAGCAGGCGTATCTGTAACATTCTGCCTTCTGGTGTTCACTAATAGCTGTTTGTAGTGGGTTTATTTCATAGATGGTGACCAAAAAACAGTGTATATATTTGGTATCACTGCTAATCCTTGTGATGTAAACCTTTTCACTGCCATTGTCACTTGCTAATATCCAAAACTGTGGATGAAGAAGTTCGCAAGGacagaaagaacagagagagagagagaaaaacaaaagaatatgaagttaattttgttttttgagtCTGGGAACTGtttaaaagtacaaaaataaggGTCAATAATTTTACAGATGATCATGGGAGAaattgtctagcagtgaaaagTTGTAAAAGTACAGTGATTTCTTAGATACATCCTTTGGTGGTGACTgataggaatctctctctctctctctcatttaatttcTTGATGTGTTGTCTTAAATATTTCAGGAAAGGTATGGAATTGAAAAGCAGATGTGTATTGAATCATAATATTAACATAGGCAAGGCAGGTATACATTActatattaaacacacacacacacacacacgtaaacctTGACAATACTACACTTGCTACTATAATAGATGAGTAATCCGTGAAAGGCAACAGTTTGGAGAGGAAAGTTTACAGCATTCAGCCAAACTTGACCGCACCTGACGCACTACCACATGTCGTTGGCTGCCACTAGATCTTGTGCACTTATTAGAcatcatcatttcttctccATGGCACTGTAGATAGGAAAGTGTCAAGCATTCAGCCCAACATCACACCTGACACTACCTCACGTCTTTGGTTACTTGCAGATCTGGTATTCTTGTCAAATGCACTCATCTGTTCAGTGTTCGTTGACTGGCACTTGTCTGGCACTTAATTTTTAACATATACATAATACATTAATTTCTTCAGCATTTATTCTCTAGCTGGTAACAAAGACACACGTTTCTTCAGCATTCTTGCACTGTGGCACTTAATTGTTAACATACACATTAAAACAGACTCATTTCTTCAGCATTTGTTCTCTATGGCACTTaactgataacacacacacacacacacacactgacttaaaaacactcacttcacatacacacacacttaagacactcgcttcacacacacacacacttctccagCATTCTTTCTCTGTATGGCacttaacacaaacacacacacacacacgtcactattgcactcattacaatcatttttattttattctattttttcagcTCCTTTATTAGATATAGATTTATGGTCAATAGTTAGATGACCTCAACTCTTAAATGTTCTGAGGGGGCTTTGCTAAGTACAACACATCACGGCCTCTTACTTTGCTCACTACCTGCTCTTTACTTCCCCAGCATGTATTTTGTCAACACTTGTAAACGAACACCTATTGCATTTCTCCCTGAAAGGTTTTAGTCCTATAGCAAGATATGATTAACACAGAGAgggttttcatttgtatttataGATGGGAGGCTTAGATGTTACTTCACCattaactctttgactgccacttggtacacctttccctaatcaccaatcactctgagacacctttactttttctacagccacctccaatctttgaactaggaagaaattgcaaaatgtgcTGTTTTTCATCGCTAGCTTTCTTGTATGTGGTTATAAAGTCTTCACttattgcttctgctgctgctaattgtctggtgtcacagtgaaagggttaacacagGTAACACATCTCTGACTTAACCTTCTCACTACCAACAAGATGTAAATCATTGTCAACACTTAAAATGACAGTCTATTAACTCTTCTTGTGACAGGCAGCTTTTTAATTTCCTAGCAAGTAGTAATTATTGTCAGCACTTCAATGGCTCTCTACCCACAGGTTCTCCCAGAGTTAATGTTCCCCATCGGACAAGCCCTGGATGCCACACACTTCCTGGTGCAGCGTGTGTGTTAAACATTACAAGACCTGAGGCTGTGTTGAAGTAGTGAGCaaatgtgtctttttgagtggCTGCAGTTAAAGGCAACAAACgacaatagaagaaaaaagtcaTTGGAAAGCAAGACTAGATTACATTGCATTACACAACTTCCAGCAACGTTATTGGAATGAGTTTGAGAATTGGTTATGGGTTGTGGGCATGTGTCTTTTTGTTATGAATTTCTTGcaagtgatgtggtgtgtgtgtgtgtgtgtgtgtgtgtgtgtgtgtgtgtgtgtgtgtgtgtgtgtgtgtgtgtgtcagtatttTTTGTGTACATATTTGAGGTCATGGTGTGCACTGGGTAGAGTTAGAGATGGCAGTAGTTTAATAatgcttgtgttttgtttaatagtgtgtgtgttatagagagagcgagagactgatacatgtgtgtgtatttataatGATATACTAACACTGTAAACAATAAGAGGCAACAAACAACAGGAAtcactaaacaaaaataaaactgattAAAAAACACAACAATTTTTAAATACTATTCCTGAGATATTTTGCCCTCACGTCGTCCAGCCACTGTCCTCCATCTTGGCCGCAGCAGTTGCCTTATCCAGGAGTGCTTGGAGGTCAGAAGGCAGTTCCAGATCATCgctgctcctcttctctttcttccagaGCCTGaacatctccctcttccctccccgcaCTGGAGAAGACACCTCCCCTCCAACCTTTCCTCCGCAGTCATTTTTCCATTCTCTCAGCGCCAGATCCAGGTTGTCGTTGTCGCTGTCGTAGTCGCTGAGGTCTAAATCGATGctgtcgtcatcatcgtcatcatcgccctcctcctccttgtcctctttggtgtttttctctaaagatgtgatggtggtgttttgatttgctttttgtttttcttcgtttgttATATCGTGCGTTTCTTGTTTTGCGTTGgggtctttcttctcttcgtctggTTCTGTTGTCTCTCCCTCTGCTTCTCCTCTGCTGCTCTCGTGTACTTCATGtctatgttcttttgtttcctttctctcgtcTTTGCTCGCTTTTCCCTGTGCATTTGTTTCTTGTCGCACTTCTGTCTCTCTAATTCCTTGATCCACGTCCTTCTCTGCCtcagtttccttctccttcaggtTTGTTTGTTCGTCAGTTTCCGCCTTTTCGTTCTTTGCGTTCCTCTTCTCCGCCTTccctttgtgtgctgagcgtcgCCTTTTCATCTGCATCTCCTTAATGTATGCGTCCAGCTGGTCCAGGGGCACTATCTCCTCTAGGTCATCATCTGTGGGTCTCTGAGGCTGGTGGAGGTCTGCGGCAAGGAGAGGGatgtcttcctcttgctcctcctcctcctcctcctcctcctcttcctctctgatAATTTCTTTGTGACTCTTATTAGTATTGTTTGTCTTGTTCTGATCCTTGCTCTTCTCACTCGTGCTTTCATTTTCCCTATCGTTTGTCCTGTCTGTGTTTTCCTTCGTGTCTCGCTTTGCTCCGCTGCCCATGTTCCTATCACCTGTGTACTCCTGTTCTCCAGTCGGCTGTGCCTCTGCATCCCCGCCATCACCCGTCTCTCTCTGCACAGGAGGCTGAGACGAGGAAAAACGTCCAAGGAATTTCGATAATCTGGGGTCACGAGATGCATCTTCCTCCTTGACCCACGCTAAGCCCCCACGACCAGCAGGGGGTGTGTACCCCTCCATGAGCTCCTGCGTGGCCAGTGGAAGGTCCGACATGGCCTCCTCTGCCCGCTGGTCGCTCCCCACACTGGTGTTTCCTTGCTGGCTGTTCTGGTCAATAAGGCGACGCTCCAGTTCGTTTACACGGTTCACGAGGACCCTGGAAagattgttgttggtggtgctggtggtggtgtatgtacCTCAAATTCTAACCTCAAAGTGTATTTCAACTACACACAGACTAGTATAAACATTACTCACTTGCACCTCACCCACACCAGAGGGTAGCTAGGACCAGCAGCAACTGACCTGTTGGCGGAGCGTTGGGTGCGTAGGGCTCTGGAACGCTGGCCAAGGGCATCCACCAGTGCCACACACAGGGAGCGCAGGTCACTCTCCGCCAGGCCGCCCACTTCCCCGCGGTACTCCTGCAGAAGCTCACTCACTGCAAGGGCCAGACTGAGGCTAGGATCATGAGGGCAAGCAGGATATGTAGAATTTTTGAATGaatgtttatttgttgatagGATGTGAATTCAAGGAAGTtctagtgtgtttttttgtattcttactGAAGTTTAGTCATTGAAAAGGTTGAGGGAAAGATTGCTCATTATATGTTAGGGATGAAAAAAGTAGAGAACGTggtgagatggaagaagagaggaaagacaagaggaaaacaagaagaggtacCTTGCTTTGGGGTGACGATGAGATTTTCCGAGGTGCCAAGCTTGACGGATCCCTGTGACCGACATCTCTCCAGGGCTGACTGTTGCGTGAGGGGGGACAGTGGTCAGGGTTGAGAGggtgacggacagacagacagacagggaggagaATGCCACTAGAGCCTATGTCAAGAAACTGGGAATATTGTAAGATAAAGTTATATACAGCTTTCAAAATTTAAGTTTCTAAAGAGGTATCTAGATATCTTGTAcgcctttctttatttttgcttctctttccgtctccttccttctaaaactgttctttttttccttttctcctcacagtttcatccttttcttcctttgcccTTTTTACATCTCAATATTCCTTCTTTACATCTTACAATTGttcctttattttgcttttttcttccctctccttccttcttaaattgttctttctttccttttctcctctcacagtccctttccttcctttctttgtcccCTTCAAGTCTCAATagtccttccttatttcttacaatcatttttttttcttctcttttgttctttccaaaatcatcattcttttctcttcttccagttcttactttcctttccttctctctaagTCACTCAACATGTCCTTCCATCACCCAATTCTTTCTGATaattccttctatctttctctttttttaccctTTGTCACTCAATTCCCACTTTCATTCATGCAAACCCAAATAATTGCCTTTtaacttcctttcatttatcctcaatctcaattttctttccttatacattttctttttctttttttccccctttttgatgcccttggccagttcccctcttatataaaacaagaaaaacacacaagctTTTGTTATATATTATTCCAAGTATTACAGTGGCATCCTAATACATACACTTACCTTGTATTTGAAAGAATTGCTCCTAGCCAGGGTGACCTCCTCCTCAGCCTGTTTGAGTCTCTGCTGCAGGTATCTGAAGGTGTAAAGGTATTAGATGGTCTGGTATGTTTGCTGTGTTATCTTCCCAGCTTTTAATAGGGTCTGGTGGAAGttagtggggttttcaagggtgttttcatggttctggtgAAATAGAGGAAGTAGCCATCACTGAGGTTGCcctagtcattcattcatttacctaaacataaaggaaagtggtaaaataaaatgaaaaaaagttaagataCAAAATTACTCATACGtataaaggaaagggatgaaaagaggcaagtggaagaaaaattcattcataaaaaaaaataaataaataaaataaaaaacaaaaatctcaTACAAAACCATTCACACATGTacacaaaaatgaataaacaaacaaacaaaataaaaacaaataaaaaaaaataaaaaaaaaaaaacaaaaaaaacaaagaggttAGTGACCCAAGCTGACCTGTTCTCCGTGATAATACCATCGAGGTCAACAATACGCTTGGGAGGCACAGGAGCATTAGCCGAGGACGATGCAGtgttagtggtgctggtggtgttagCAGCAGGGTGGTGGGGGGAGTTGAGGAGGGTGTTGAGGATGAAATTGAGGCGGTGGAGTTTGTGGTGAGTGGCATCCAGCTCCCTCACCagctcctcccgctcctccaccAGGCCCCTCACATCCCCCTCCAGCGCCTGGCACTGCGGAGGCACCCATAGTGTTAGGAGCAGTGCCGTGGGAAAGGAGAGGGTTAGAAAACATGccagaggggagggaaagtgttAGGAAGGATGGAATAGTATTAAGAAGAGTGCCAGAGGGAAGGTGAAGTGTgtaggaagaatagaaaaatgtaggaaagagagaaaagtgttagAAAGATTGACATTAATTGGTAGTCAAaattactgaggttttcaagggtgttttcatgcttcCAGTGAGAGAAACCCCCATGAGAACCTgtccaatcatctctgtgggcaTTGAAAACTTGAAAGATGTTTAAAGATacaaggcagagagagacaccaccaccaacccttcTGTGTGTCAGTCTGCTGCTCAAAAGTGCAGGGGCATGACAAGGAAGTGTTATAATGCCATGCCACAGttaacctccctctctctctctctctctctctctctctctctctctttctctctcaccttggcaCTGAGCTCCTCCATCTGTGATATGAACTGCTCCCGCTCTTGCAGTGCCAGCTGGGTGAGTGCCGTGTTGGCCTGGCTGCCACGCCggccctccccacctccccgccACCGCTGCACCTCCTCCCGCAGCACCTGAAGTGAGTTAAATGtgataaaatgaaatgaaaaagttACGTAcgtgattttttgttttgtgatgACTATTAAAGTTGTAATTAATGTGATATGATAAAATAGAAGTTTATGTATTTGatgtttagtttgtttttgagtaTTGTAAATTATAATTAGACATATGACATAATAGAAACGTTATCTATGtgatgttttgctttgttttacgACTTGTCTATTAAAAATTCTTCCAAGTAAAATGCAatgtgagaaaatgaaagagtttGAGATTTTGGTCCTTTCTCATCCCAACTATTACAAATTCTTATAAttaaacacacaataaaataaaaaattgcttATATGATATTCCGTCtatccttatctccctcccacccctccctccctccatccatccatcccacaATCACCTTGGTGTCGGCCTGGGCATCATGCAGTCGACACCTCAGCTCAGTGGCCTCCTGTCTTAGCATACGGTTCTCTTCCTTAGCTTGACACAACAGCTGAGCCAAAGTGCCGTCAGCTCCACTTAGCATTGCAGAGCGCCCAGGGTCCCCCAACGCTGcctgggggggggagggggagcagaAGAGAGTGGATGTTATGGTCTGTGTGGGAATGTGTGGATGAAAGGAGTGAAGAGCTGGGAAGAAGTGGATTTGTTtaagtttgtgtgtatgtagaggAGTGGGTTTGttagtaaggtgtgtgtgtgtgtgtgtgtgtgtgtgtgtgtgtgtgtgtgtgtgtgtgtgtgtgtgtgtgtgtgtgtgtgtgtgtgtgtgtgtgtgtgtgtgtgtgttttatgtttatGTGATTGTGTGATGGTTCTTTTTATTCTGggttagttgtggtggtggtggtggtggtggtggtggtggctgcagtaatctttcttttattaatctaaacaagtagtagtagtagtagtagtagtagtagtagtagtaaaaggtaAAGATCAGTAGTGGTGGTTCATGAAtaaaaagcaacagcaaaagtaatATAAGTAACAGAACAAGTATTAGTTTATGCCTCAATTAACAAACCAAACACAAACTCAACACcaaacagaaccaccaccaccacctcacctttgCCGGGGCCAGGGTTGGGGAGCGGTGCAGTGTTGTGCCTCCACCCTGTTCTGCTAATGTTCGGAacttgtccctctctctctggcactccTGTAGCTCAGCCCTCAGGATGCCCACAGCAGCACTCTTGCTCTCCACGGCACGGTGCAGCACGCCGACctgggaggtggaagagaaggaggtggtatTATAGAAGACAAGGAGAGTAATAGCTCTACGGGGACTGCCATGTGTCAGCCCAGTAGCTTCCTGCtgtttcccttactttctcttgttcttgtgttcACTAATTACCAGTGTCTAATTATCAAAATTTTTCATCCCTATTTCCCGATACGCATCACTAATTATGGTATTTATAAAGAGATACACTTGTTTCATTGATAaggttaagtttgattaggttacCTACTTGCACCTTTAAATAAGACATACAAACATAAGAGttggtgcaagaagccaccagtcctacacgtggcagcccctgtatgaaacatgcctgcctatcattgccatccataaatttgtctaatcttttgaaGCTCTctagtgactcagcactaacaacctgattactgagtctattccattcatatatcactctatttgagaaccaacaCCTTCCGATCTTTCTTTGAAATATAATTTTATTAtacttgaacccattatttcttgtcataTCCTGAATACTGACCCTAAGGATTGTGTTTATGTCACCCCTGTTATATCCCCTATATCACTCAAAGACCTCCATCAGGTCCCTCCTTAACCGAGCAGGAAGACAGTGGCTGTGTGGGTGTAGTGTACAGTGTGTTGAAGGGTGTTGCTAGTTGGGGCGCTGCTTGGGGGGTGTGGCACTCAGGTGGGCTTGATAATAGATGGCAAAGATTGGCTGGTGTGCCTGTAACAGTGGTGACCAATCAGCTTCAATTCCAAGGTATTAAAAAGCCTCACAGGAAGCCAGAAGAGTTTCTGCAGTGTCTAGCCCACAGCTTCTGTGTGATGCTGCAAGATGCTCATTGAGTCTCTGCACCCCGTGAGTGTTGGGCCACGTTCTTGTTCTCCTGGCCAGCCGTGCTAAGACTTGTGGTGGTGTGAGGCTTGTGGTGCCTACATCACAAGCTGGGAATATCCAAGTGACTCTGTGCCCAGCGTGTGAGTGGCCAGTGACGTGTGTGTGACGTGCTCATgactctgcctctgcctctggTGTGGGGAATGTGGTGCCTGTGGTGGCCTGTGAGTCACAAGATAACTGCATTCTGTTCTCTGGTGGTGAAATATACAACTGTGCTGTGAATGTAGTTTTTGCATGTCCTTGCCTTGCACTGCAGCACTACACCAAGGCCTTCAAGCCACTTCCACCTGCACCATCACACCTGGTGACAGGGCGAGTGCTGTCCtgactactgctgcttctgtgtGAGTTGCTGCAGGCCCAGTGAGTTTTAGCAGTGGCTGGCCAGCTGTGGGTGGCGGTGAGTGGTGGCTGCTGCAACGATAACTTGAGAAAGAGGCACAACGCGAATACTAGACATTTGTGATGGAAAAAGGTAGAAAATCAATTAATGCAGTACACATCACCAGAAAACAAGACACGAGAAATTTGTTGGTTGGGAACTGAAAATGAACCTTATCTTGTTACAATACCAACCTCAACACAGTGGAGTTACGATAAGCAAGGCTGGTATTGGTCAGTTCCTCGTAATAATCTGCTACTTGCCTGACTAACGAGCACTTGATAAAACCACCACGAATATTTGACTACACTAATTGTCTTGATATTATGATTTACCAGCACACTTTCCTATCTTAGCTGCCCTGACAGTCACAGGAAAGCATACACAGATAAGCTCCCCCTACTACTGCCACGCCACCTCTCTCTATCTGCTCACCTCGTTCTTCAGGTTCTCCAGCTCCTCTTCAGGTGTCACTATTTGCAGGTGCTTGGGTCTGGTCCTGCCACTCATTATGAACAGGTGTCGCGCTGAATAGGTGTGAGCAGGTGTGGGAAGAACCTTCTGTCAACAaacctcctgagagagagagagagagagagagagatacaacagCTGAGTGGCGGGGGATTTAAATATCTTAGCGGGGTGTTTAAATGTCCTTTGGGTGTTTAAAGTCTCTAATTGTGGATTTTAGATTGATTTTCTGTgcgaaggaagaaataaaggaagaaatggaggaagaaacgaaaaaaaaattaaataaatacaagaaaattgatgaaggaaacaaaggaaggaaaaaggaaaaaggaagtaatacattaaggatgaaagaaaggaatgctatacgagaaaatgagggaaagaatataggaaaagagttgtaagaaagggagagagaaaggaaggaaaagggaagagcaaggaagggatgtaggaaatgaaagacgtaagaaaggaaagaaaatggaagaaaaaaaatattggaaaggaaataaagaagaaatgacaGGAAGGcaataaaagaggagggaaggaatgtaagaaatgaaggaatggaggaaggacgGATGTTAAGTGGATGCTGCAATGTGGATATTTTGAATCCTCGTCTGCTTCTGGCGGGAAATTTGAATGTTTAAGATTGTGGATGATagatgcaaggaaggaaggagggcaagAGAACAgtgggaatagaaaaaaaaagggaggaagaatgaaaaaggacaagtaaagggaaggaagaaaaaaaaaaaaaggaaggaaagaatgaatgaatgaaaaagaaaggaaactgatgaacaagaaaagaaaggaaggaaggaagagaaagaaagacaaaatgagATAATAACACAAAGCACTGGGTAATGAAATATACAAATCCTTATGTGGAtaacttttcattttattaacattattataaGTGAacttatattaataaaaataacaaactacTACAATCATTAAAATTTGTAcatattcagatttttttattccaaattttccttatctttgagggaaaaaaatgggcaaaaaaaggaaaggggaaaaaatgaggtaagagataggaaaataaaaattaattaattttaacttactgaaaaaaaagctttctACATATTTTCAAATTTCTTTCTTAACTTAATGGATGAAAGAATGTAAGGAATAtagaagataagaaaacaacagtaataataataataataataataataataataataataaaaataatatagtaatactaataatactaataatactaataataataataataataataatagtaataataataataataataataataacaataataatggaaattaactacagtatatatatttatcataCACTCTGAAGAATCCCATACACTtaatttttccatcttttaactatacaactgtaaaaaaaaactgaataaaactgaataaaactgaaaaaaaagaaacattgaaGAGATTTATATGTAAGAaagtcaataaaaagaaaattaacatacACTCCACTGtctcccctcactttttttttttaccttacagaaaatggaaaaaagaaaaaaaatttaaaaaataccagaaaaaaaaaagtttactgaGAAAGCTTAATATCTGAGAACAGAAGGAGGTAAGGATGTAAGCAACCtgtcaacaccacaccacaacaccacactatTACCAGCATCCAACCCAAACTATACCACTGCTTCCATATTGACCTATCCACATCACCCACACCGCTCATCCACATATCCACACTGCTATCCACTCTGTCACATCACTTGTCTATCCACACATGTACTGTTTATCCACTATATAGCATCCTTCTGTCCACATAATCCACAATGCTTAACTATTCCACCCATTCCACCCACATGATGATGATCTGCAGTACCATTATCCACGTCTATCCACATAttgccaccagcaccacactaATCTCATCCACAtccactccatcaccactaccacatctGCACCACACCGCACCACAAAAtactactccaccaccaccacatccacacctctgacagacaaacatacacatatTTTGACCATACATATTTAGAAGCACAGAGAAACAACAACTTAAGTATAAAAAATTAAGATTAAATACTAAATCATAACATGTACAAAATcgaaaggaaagtaaagcatACGTACATTAAATTATACAAGTTACAGTTACTCCATTGTTGCGGCAAATCACCATTGCACCGTcgtgagggattagagcgatgTGTGATTGCTGGTCACTGCTGAATCTATTTACCAGCTCGTTAAGTGTGAATTGTCGGGAAAATCAGCCATTTCACTGTGATGCATAACAATTAAAAGTACCAGAAGTAAGCCATGAAGTCTTAATAAGCTTCTAGAAGAACgtaagagataaaaaggaatagGTCTCGCAATTTCTACCAGATTTAACCTCCCTGGCACTGTGAGAACTGTTCacaggaaggaatgggagagaaaagaaggaaaaaacaagattaatttCATCCTTACGCGgcaaaaatatttacaaaatctttacacaaaaaataacatcCAAAAAAATGGTTACAGAAAATAAAAGCGAAAGTTTGTGTAGCAGCGAAAGGGTTGCTGACTGGatgtggctgtggaacaagtgAAGATGTCCCAGAGTGATTGgtgattagggaaaggtgtatcaGGTGGGAATCAAAGGGTTAAGCTTGTTATGGTTTAATGGGTGTCTGTTCTGTTTGTGTAATGTGGC harbors:
- the LOC135094961 gene encoding golgin subfamily A member 6-like protein 6 isoform X1 codes for the protein MSGRTRPKHLQIVTPEEELENLKNEVGVLHRAVESKSAAVGILRAELQECQRERDKFRTLAEQGGGTTLHRSPTLAPAKAALGDPGRSAMLSGADGTLAQLLCQAKEENRMLRQEATELRCRLHDAQADTKVLREEVQRWRGGGEGRRGSQANTALTQLALQEREQFISQMEELSAKCQALEGDVRGLVEEREELVRELDATHHKLHRLNFILNTLLNSPHHPAANTTSTTNTASSSANAPVPPKRIVDLDGIITENRYLQQRLKQAEEEVTLARSNSFKYKSALERCRSQGSVKLGTSENLIVTPKQVSELLQEYRGEVGGLAESDLRSLCVALVDALGQRSRALRTQRSANRVLVNRVNELERRLIDQNSQQGNTSVGSDQRAEEAMSDLPLATQELMEGYTPPAGRGGLAWVKEEDASRDPRLSKFLGRFSSSQPPVQRETGDGGDAEAQPTGEQEYTGDRNMGSGAKRDTKENTDRTNDRENESTSEKSKDQNKTNNTNKSHKEIIREEEEEEEEEEEQEEDIPLLAADLHQPQRPTDDDLEEIVPLDQLDAYIKEMQMKRRRSAHKGKAEKRNAKNEKAETDEQTNLKEKETEAEKDVDQGIRETEVRQETNAQGKASKDERKETKEHRHEVHESSRGEAEGETTEPDEEKKDPNAKQETHDITNEEKQKANQNTTITSLEKNTKEDKEEEGDDDDDDDSIDLDLSDYDSDNDNLDLALREWKNDCGGKVGGEVSSPVRGGKREMFRLWKKEKRSSDDLELPSDLQALLDKATAAAKMEDSGWTT
- the LOC135094961 gene encoding ABC transporter F family member 4-like isoform X2 — protein: MLSGADGTLAQLLCQAKEENRMLRQEATELRCRLHDAQADTKVLREEVQRWRGGGEGRRGSQANTALTQLALQEREQFISQMEELSAKCQALEGDVRGLVEEREELVRELDATHHKLHRLNFILNTLLNSPHHPAANTTSTTNTASSSANAPVPPKRIVDLDGIITENRYLQQRLKQAEEEVTLARSNSFKYKSALERCRSQGSVKLGTSENLIVTPKQVSELLQEYRGEVGGLAESDLRSLCVALVDALGQRSRALRTQRSANRVLVNRVNELERRLIDQNSQQGNTSVGSDQRAEEAMSDLPLATQELMEGYTPPAGRGGLAWVKEEDASRDPRLSKFLGRFSSSQPPVQRETGDGGDAEAQPTGEQEYTGDRNMGSGAKRDTKENTDRTNDRENESTSEKSKDQNKTNNTNKSHKEIIREEEEEEEEEEEQEEDIPLLAADLHQPQRPTDDDLEEIVPLDQLDAYIKEMQMKRRRSAHKGKAEKRNAKNEKAETDEQTNLKEKETEAEKDVDQGIRETEVRQETNAQGKASKDERKETKEHRHEVHESSRGEAEGETTEPDEEKKDPNAKQETHDITNEEKQKANQNTTITSLEKNTKEDKEEEGDDDDDDDSIDLDLSDYDSDNDNLDLALREWKNDCGGKVGGEVSSPVRGGKREMFRLWKKEKRSSDDLELPSDLQALLDKATAAAKMEDSGWTT